One genomic region from Paroceanicella profunda encodes:
- a CDS encoding formate dehydrogenase subunit gamma, translated as MPRSSQRASAAASRPAGGVPSPRFERRRKRRLRVAAGALGLSLLLLAVTLAGFVTMADAQSVRPPANAVTNATPDSTGMSDVPGKITERPARSEMWRYVGGDRGADEDGFTTTVSIPNKLSATLVQPYGEEWRLLRRGPLPEYGLIFPAGMIVLLALFYLIRGRIRISAGPSSVRIKRFGGIERFGHWILAVSFVTLALTGLNLLYGREYILPIIGHEAYSLTAWWGKWVHNNIAWAFMLGLILIFVMWVGRNIPHPRDLVWLMKGGGLFSEHSHPDAGKFNAGQKLIFWSVILLGASLSLSGIALLFPFQTGLMGKTFGFFHDIGLSLSFIGIDVSQPVTALQEMQYQTIWHAAVALVMIAIVIAHIYIGTLGMEGAFDAMGSGDVDLNWAREHHNLWVDEVSARTSRRTPAE; from the coding sequence ATGCCCCGATCCTCCCAGCGCGCCAGCGCCGCCGCCTCCCGCCCCGCCGGCGGGGTTCCCAGCCCGCGCTTCGAGCGCCGCCGCAAGCGCCGGCTGCGCGTTGCCGCCGGCGCCCTGGGGCTCTCGCTTCTACTGCTGGCCGTCACGCTGGCGGGGTTCGTGACCATGGCCGACGCACAGTCGGTACGCCCGCCGGCGAACGCGGTGACCAATGCGACGCCCGACTCCACCGGCATGTCCGATGTTCCGGGCAAGATCACCGAACGCCCGGCGCGGTCCGAGATGTGGCGCTACGTTGGCGGGGACCGTGGCGCGGACGAGGACGGCTTCACCACCACCGTCTCCATCCCCAACAAGCTTTCGGCGACGCTGGTCCAGCCCTATGGCGAGGAGTGGCGGCTGCTGCGCCGCGGGCCGCTGCCGGAATACGGGCTGATCTTCCCCGCCGGCATGATCGTGCTGCTGGCGCTGTTCTACCTGATCCGCGGTCGCATCCGCATCTCCGCCGGCCCCTCCTCCGTCCGCATCAAACGCTTCGGCGGCATCGAGCGCTTCGGCCACTGGATCCTGGCGGTGAGCTTCGTCACCCTCGCCCTAACCGGCCTGAACCTGCTTTACGGGCGGGAGTACATCCTGCCGATCATCGGCCACGAGGCCTACTCCCTCACCGCCTGGTGGGGCAAATGGGTGCATAACAACATCGCCTGGGCCTTCATGCTGGGGCTCATCCTGATCTTCGTGATGTGGGTGGGCCGCAACATTCCCCACCCGCGCGACCTGGTCTGGCTGATGAAGGGCGGCGGGCTGTTCTCCGAGCATTCCCACCCCGACGCGGGCAAGTTCAACGCCGGGCAGAAGCTGATCTTCTGGTCGGTCATCCTGCTCGGCGCCTCGCTCAGCCTGTCGGGCATCGCGCTGCTGTTCCCGTTCCAGACCGGGCTGATGGGCAAGACCTTCGGCTTCTTCCATGACATCGGCCTGTCGCTGTCCTTCATCGGCATCGACGTGAGCCAGCCGGTCACCGCCCTGCAGGAAATGCAGTACCAGACCATCTGGCACGCCGCCGTGGCGCTGGTGATGATCGCGATCGTCATCGCCCATATCTACATCGGCACGCTGGGCATGGAGGGCGCCTTCGACGCCATGGGCTCCGGCGACGTGGATCTCAACTGGGCCCGCGAGCACCACAATCTCTGGGTCGACGAAGTGAGCGCCCGCACCTCCCGGCGCACGCCCGCCGAATGA
- the fdh3B gene encoding formate dehydrogenase FDH3 subunit beta, giving the protein MGKAAFLCDAERCIECNACVTACKNEHEIPWGINRRRVVTINDGRPGEKSISVACMHCADAPCMAVCPVDCFYKTEDGIVLHSKDLCIGCGYCFYACPFGAPQYPQAGNFGSRGKMDKCTFCAGGPEEDNSPAEFRKYGRNRIAEGKLPICAEMCSTKALLAGDANDVSNIFRERVVARGFGGDTWGWGTAYGKQNDS; this is encoded by the coding sequence ATGGGAAAAGCAGCCTTTCTTTGCGACGCCGAACGCTGCATCGAATGCAACGCCTGCGTCACCGCGTGCAAGAACGAGCACGAGATCCCCTGGGGCATCAACCGCCGCCGGGTGGTGACCATCAATGACGGCCGCCCGGGGGAGAAATCCATCTCCGTGGCCTGCATGCACTGCGCCGACGCGCCCTGCATGGCCGTCTGCCCGGTGGACTGTTTCTACAAGACCGAGGACGGAATCGTCCTGCACTCCAAGGACCTGTGCATCGGCTGCGGCTACTGCTTCTACGCCTGCCCCTTCGGCGCGCCGCAGTACCCGCAGGCCGGAAACTTCGGCTCGCGCGGCAAGATGGACAAGTGCACCTTCTGTGCCGGCGGCCCGGAGGAGGACAATTCCCCCGCCGAGTTCCGCAAGTACGGCCGCAACCGCATCGCCGAGGGCAAGCTGCCCATCTGCGCGGAAATGTGCTCGACCAAGGCCCTGCTGGCGGGAGACGCGAACGACGTGTCGAACATCTTCCGCGAGCGTGTGGTGGCCCGGGGCTTCGGTGGTGACACCTGGGGCTGGGGCACCGCCTACGGCAAGCAGAACGACAGCTGA
- a CDS encoding formate dehydrogenase subunit alpha translates to MLRKRTDGTAQNGRAASILAGRPAGGRAEGMDRRTFLGRSGLAVGGLAAIAGAGVGTVRKATAETAASGAIKTVKSVCTHCSVGCTVMAEVQNGVWIGQEPGWDSPFNLGAHCAKGASVREHAHGERRLKYPMKLVGGKWERMSWNDAINEIGDGMLKIREESGPDSVYWLGSAKHSNEQAYLFRKFAAYWGTNNVDHQARICHSTTVAGVANTWGYGAMTNSYNDIHNSKAIIIIGGNPAEAHPVSLQHVLKAKEQNNAPLIVCDPRFTRTAAHATEYVRMRPGSDVALIWGLLWHVLENGWEDKEYINQRVWGLDQVREEVKKWTPDEVERVTGVPEEQMHRVARTLAENRPGTLIWCMGGTQHTTGNNNTRAYCILQLALGNMGKPGGGTNIFRGHDNVQGATDLGVLADTLPGYYGLTEGSWKHWARVWEEDYAYFASRFASKDIMEAKGITVSRWFDGVLEPAENIDQPANLRCMVFWGHAPNSQTRLPEMKQAMEKLDMLVVVDPYPTISAIMHDRTDNVWLLPACSQFESYGSVTASNRSLQWRERVVEPLFESRPDHVILKLFSDKFGFSDRIFRNIEVNGDEPLIEDLTREFNRGMWTVGYTAQSPERLRAHMENQATFDRTTLRANGGPCDGDYYGLPWPAWGTPEMNHPGSPVLYNTDLHVKDGGMGFRARFGVERDGENLLAEGSWPKGSEIEDGYPEFTMAMLTQLGWDKDLTADERASIEAVAGSSEADAVGKVNWKTDLSGGIQRVAIEHGCAPYGNAKARCVVWNFPDPVPVHREPLYTSRRDLVADYPTYEDRRDWRMPTLYASIQKQDFSETYPIILTSGRLVEYEGGGDETRSNPWLAELQQQMFIEINPRDANDRSIKDGEYVWVEGPDKGRIRVAAMITERVGRGVAFMPFHFGGIWQGEDRRYKYPEGADPIVLGESSNTAQTYGYDSVTQMQETKATLCQIMKA, encoded by the coding sequence ATGCTCAGGAAGCGTACTGACGGGACAGCGCAGAACGGCCGGGCCGCATCCATCCTCGCGGGGCGCCCGGCGGGCGGACGCGCGGAAGGAATGGACCGGCGCACCTTTCTCGGCCGCTCCGGCCTTGCCGTGGGCGGCCTGGCCGCCATTGCCGGCGCCGGCGTCGGCACGGTACGCAAGGCCACGGCCGAAACCGCGGCCAGCGGCGCGATCAAGACGGTGAAATCGGTCTGCACCCATTGCTCCGTGGGCTGCACGGTGATGGCCGAGGTGCAGAACGGCGTCTGGATCGGGCAGGAACCCGGCTGGGACAGCCCGTTCAACCTGGGCGCCCATTGCGCGAAGGGCGCCTCGGTGCGCGAACACGCCCATGGCGAGCGCCGGCTGAAATACCCGATGAAGCTCGTGGGCGGCAAGTGGGAGCGCATGTCCTGGAACGACGCCATCAACGAGATCGGCGACGGCATGCTCAAGATCCGCGAGGAGAGCGGGCCGGACAGCGTCTACTGGCTGGGCTCGGCCAAGCACTCCAACGAACAGGCCTACCTGTTCCGCAAGTTCGCCGCCTACTGGGGCACGAACAACGTCGACCACCAGGCCCGCATCTGCCACTCCACCACCGTCGCCGGGGTTGCGAACACATGGGGCTACGGCGCCATGACGAACTCCTACAACGACATCCACAATTCCAAGGCGATCATCATCATTGGCGGCAACCCTGCCGAGGCGCATCCGGTCTCGCTCCAGCACGTGCTGAAGGCCAAGGAGCAGAACAACGCGCCGCTGATCGTGTGTGACCCGCGCTTCACCCGCACCGCCGCCCATGCCACCGAATACGTGCGCATGCGCCCCGGATCAGACGTGGCGCTGATCTGGGGCCTGCTCTGGCACGTGCTGGAGAACGGCTGGGAAGACAAGGAATACATCAACCAGCGCGTCTGGGGCCTCGACCAGGTGCGCGAGGAAGTGAAGAAGTGGACACCCGACGAGGTCGAACGTGTCACCGGCGTGCCCGAGGAGCAGATGCACCGCGTCGCCCGCACCCTGGCGGAGAACCGCCCCGGCACGCTGATCTGGTGCATGGGCGGCACCCAGCACACCACCGGCAACAACAACACCCGCGCCTACTGCATCCTCCAGCTCGCGCTGGGCAACATGGGCAAGCCCGGCGGCGGAACCAACATCTTCCGCGGCCATGACAACGTGCAGGGGGCCACAGATCTCGGCGTGCTCGCCGACACGCTGCCCGGATATTACGGCCTGACGGAGGGCTCGTGGAAACACTGGGCCCGGGTGTGGGAGGAGGATTACGCCTACTTCGCCTCCCGCTTCGCCTCCAAGGACATCATGGAGGCCAAGGGCATCACGGTGTCGCGCTGGTTCGACGGCGTGCTGGAGCCGGCGGAGAACATCGACCAGCCGGCCAACCTGCGCTGCATGGTGTTCTGGGGCCACGCGCCGAACTCCCAGACCCGCCTTCCCGAGATGAAGCAGGCGATGGAAAAGCTCGACATGCTGGTGGTGGTGGACCCCTACCCCACCATCTCGGCCATCATGCATGACCGCACGGACAATGTCTGGCTGCTGCCGGCCTGCTCGCAGTTCGAGAGCTACGGCTCCGTCACCGCCTCCAACCGCTCGCTGCAGTGGCGCGAGCGCGTGGTCGAACCGCTGTTCGAATCCAGGCCCGACCACGTGATCCTGAAGCTGTTCTCCGACAAGTTCGGCTTCTCCGACCGGATCTTCCGCAACATCGAGGTGAACGGCGACGAGCCGCTCATCGAGGACCTGACGCGGGAGTTCAACCGCGGCATGTGGACCGTAGGCTACACCGCCCAGAGCCCGGAGCGCCTGCGCGCCCACATGGAGAACCAGGCCACCTTCGACCGCACCACGCTGCGCGCCAATGGCGGCCCCTGCGACGGGGATTATTACGGCCTGCCCTGGCCGGCCTGGGGCACACCGGAGATGAACCACCCGGGCTCGCCGGTGCTCTACAACACCGACCTGCACGTGAAGGACGGCGGCATGGGCTTCCGCGCCCGCTTCGGCGTGGAGCGTGACGGCGAGAACCTGCTCGCCGAAGGCTCCTGGCCCAAGGGCTCGGAGATCGAGGACGGCTACCCCGAGTTCACCATGGCCATGCTGACCCAGCTCGGCTGGGACAAGGACCTCACGGCGGATGAGCGCGCCTCCATCGAGGCCGTCGCCGGCTCCTCGGAAGCCGATGCAGTGGGCAAGGTGAACTGGAAGACCGACCTTTCCGGCGGCATCCAGCGCGTCGCCATCGAGCACGGCTGCGCGCCCTACGGCAACGCCAAGGCCCGCTGCGTGGTGTGGAACTTCCCCGACCCCGTGCCGGTGCACCGCGAGCCGCTCTACACCAGCCGCCGCGACCTGGTGGCCGATTACCCCACCTACGAGGACCGGCGCGACTGGCGCATGCCCACGCTCTACGCCTCGATCCAGAAGCAGGATTTCTCGGAAACCTACCCGATCATCCTCACCTCCGGGCGTCTGGTGGAATACGAGGGCGGCGGCGACGAGACCCGCTCCAACCCCTGGCTGGCCGAGCTGCAGCAGCAGATGTTCATCGAGATCAACCCGCGCGACGCGAACGACCGCAGCATCAAGGACGGCGAGTATGTCTGGGTCGAAGGCCCGGACAAGGGCCGCATCCGCGTCGCCGCGATGATCACCGAGCGGGTGGGCCGGGGCGTTGCCTTCATGCCCTTCCACTTCGGCGGCATCTGGCAGGGTGAGGACCGGCGCTACAAGTACCCCGAGGGGGCCGATCCGATCGTGCTCGGCGAATCAAGCAACACCGCGCAGACCTATGGCTACGACTCCGTCACGCAGATGCAGGAGACGAAAGCCACCCTCTGCCAGATCATGAAAGCCTGA
- a CDS encoding TorD/DmsD family molecular chaperone, with translation MSGDKKTPREIQDLAAVAEEDRVRADFYEFLAGLLVRPADTAMLRRLSALSGDDTDIGRAIEALAAVARSMSTTTVRREFNDLFIGLGRGELVPYASFYMTGFLNEKPLARLRQDMARHAVARAEAVFEPEDNIASLCEIMSGLIRGRFGAPLPLPAQREFFATHLAPWAAHFFSDLEAARASVFYAPVGTLGRLMIEIEREAFRLGGGTDP, from the coding sequence ATGTCCGGAGACAAGAAGACGCCTCGGGAAATCCAGGACCTCGCCGCCGTTGCGGAAGAAGACCGGGTGCGCGCCGATTTCTACGAGTTCCTCGCCGGGCTGCTCGTGCGCCCCGCCGACACGGCGATGCTCCGCCGCCTGTCCGCCCTCTCCGGAGACGACACCGACATCGGCCGCGCCATCGAGGCGCTCGCGGCAGTGGCCCGCAGCATGTCCACCACCACCGTCCGCCGGGAGTTCAACGACCTGTTCATCGGCCTCGGCCGCGGTGAACTGGTGCCCTACGCCTCCTTCTACATGACCGGGTTCCTCAACGAGAAGCCGCTCGCGCGCCTGCGCCAGGACATGGCCCGCCATGCGGTGGCCCGCGCCGAGGCCGTGTTCGAGCCGGAGGACAACATCGCCTCGCTGTGCGAGATCATGTCCGGGCTGATCCGCGGCCGCTTCGGGGCGCCGCTGCCCCTGCCCGCCCAGCGGGAGTTCTTCGCCACACATCTCGCGCCCTGGGCGGCGCATTTCTTTTCCGACCTGGAAGCCGCGCGGGCCTCGGTGTTCTACGCCCCCGTCGGCACGCTGGGCCGGCTGATGATCGAGATCGAACGCGAGGCGTTCCGCCTCGGCGGCGGCACGGACCCGTGA
- a CDS encoding DUF3306 domain-containing protein translates to MSTDGGFLDRWSRRKRRAEAPEAEPAEAGPGAPSPPEAVAAPGAEAEAAFPPEATDAEILETLGLPDPDRMQPGDDFSAFMRGAVPRRLRNRALRRLWASNPVLACLDGLNDYEEDFTDAAKVMPGLKTAYKVGRGMLDQMSATLPDTAADTAPDPEDRAAAPDAHTPVDPPEPPRVTRAAPLDAPQSGDAQPGTGAAPAAPDAESAPLLALDTDAAAHPSARRSAMRFRFAPDCSNTS, encoded by the coding sequence ATGAGCACGGACGGCGGATTCCTCGATCGCTGGTCGCGCCGCAAGCGCCGGGCGGAGGCCCCGGAGGCAGAGCCCGCAGAGGCGGGTCCAGGCGCCCCGTCACCGCCCGAGGCCGTCGCAGCACCCGGGGCCGAGGCCGAGGCCGCCTTCCCGCCCGAGGCCACCGATGCCGAGATCCTCGAGACCCTCGGCCTTCCCGACCCGGACCGGATGCAACCCGGCGACGATTTCTCCGCCTTCATGCGCGGCGCCGTGCCGCGCCGCCTGCGCAACCGCGCGCTGCGCCGGCTCTGGGCCTCGAACCCGGTGCTCGCCTGCCTCGACGGCCTGAACGACTACGAGGAGGATTTCACCGACGCGGCCAAGGTGATGCCCGGGCTGAAGACCGCCTACAAGGTCGGCCGCGGGATGCTGGACCAGATGTCCGCGACCCTGCCCGACACCGCGGCAGACACCGCGCCGGACCCGGAGGACCGGGCCGCGGCGCCCGACGCGCACACGCCCGTCGACCCGCCGGAGCCGCCGCGCGTCACGCGCGCCGCGCCGCTCGATGCCCCGCAGAGCGGCGACGCGCAGCCCGGAACAGGCGCGGCCCCCGCCGCTCCGGACGCGGAAAGCGCGCCCCTGTTGGCGCTGGACACCGATGCTGCGGCGCACCCGTCGGCACGCCGCAGCGCAATGCGCTTCCGATTTGCACCGGATTGTTCAAATACCTCGTGA
- a CDS encoding DUF3305 domain-containing protein — MTSDARPPEDTGSPATPAAAPREAELRLGIVLRRIPSKNRWVSHVWRAVAVLPGAPPADWVLLREEDGAQEYHAATMPLVLHRSEAESYRVALAGRPRTVWVVLRPAPPGAAQDIAVRLVTASPFEAQDYMESGEELVEPVPMPEALEAWIAAFTDAQPDGPAFVKRRRVPHAPAAEDGLGDRRIAQESDVYRAPSSLRDRKDMP; from the coding sequence TTGACGTCCGACGCCAGACCGCCAGAGGACACCGGGAGCCCCGCAACGCCCGCCGCCGCCCCGCGCGAGGCGGAGCTGCGCCTGGGCATCGTGCTGCGCAGGATCCCGTCGAAAAACCGCTGGGTGTCGCATGTCTGGCGCGCCGTGGCGGTGCTGCCCGGAGCCCCCCCGGCGGACTGGGTGCTGCTGCGCGAGGAAGACGGCGCGCAGGAATATCACGCCGCCACCATGCCCCTCGTGCTGCACAGGTCGGAGGCCGAGTCCTACCGTGTCGCCCTTGCCGGGCGGCCGCGCACCGTCTGGGTGGTGCTGCGCCCCGCGCCGCCGGGGGCCGCCCAGGACATCGCGGTCCGGCTGGTCACCGCCTCGCCCTTCGAGGCGCAGGACTACATGGAGAGCGGCGAGGAACTGGTCGAACCCGTGCCGATGCCCGAGGCGCTGGAAGCCTGGATCGCCGCCTTCACCGACGCCCAGCCCGACGGCCCGGCCTTCGTGAAGCGCCGCCGCGTGCCGCACGCCCCCGCCGCCGAGGACGGGCTGGGAGACCGCCGCATCGCCCAGGAGAGCGATGTCTACCGCGCCCCCTCCAGCCTGCGCGACCGCAAGGACATGCCATGA
- a CDS encoding 4Fe-4S binding protein has protein sequence MTQEHGSALFLCSCLGSMEVDAAALGRAATGTACRLHRHLCRSESHLVAGALEAGQAVTVACGQEAPVFEDLAQGRPLTTIDIRDRAGWSDEGAAALPKMAALLAEGALSPRPAPLMPIVSEGVCLVYGPGDVAMDAAERLAGRLSVTVMLSDVGEVIPPREDRFEILRGRIRAARGRLGAFSLVADGLAVAEPAGRGALRFGPAADGGASECDIILDLSGGTPLFPAPDKRDGYLRADPRDQAAVARALLEASNLTGTFDKPLHVRVTESLCAHSRAGKTGCTRCLDVCPTGAILPQGDHVSLAADICAGCGACAAVCPTGAMLYDDPPLDHQVRRLRVMAEAYRAAGGAAPRLLLHDAGHGAEMIALSARFGRGLPADVLPLELPETGGAGHTLILAALSQGYAEVALLAGPRTEREGLDPQLALARALAPEPGRIRLLDPAEPDALETALYDTRPSAPQAEPALALGGGRELVRAAMRALGAGLDAPVPLPEGAPYGAVLVDQEACTLCLACVSLCPTGALLDNPDRPELRFQEDACVQCGICAAACPETAITLEPRYDASAEALKPRVLNSEEPFACIECGKEFGVRSTIERITEKLRDRNWMYTNSDNLRLIQMCDDCRVQAQFIGDGGPMGIAPRPTVRTTDDYLDARDGPRGRGPRRGDA, from the coding sequence ATGACGCAGGAACATGGCTCTGCACTCTTCCTCTGCTCCTGCCTGGGCAGCATGGAAGTCGATGCCGCGGCGCTGGGGCGCGCGGCCACCGGCACGGCCTGCCGGCTGCACCGCCACCTATGCCGCTCCGAGAGCCACCTTGTGGCCGGGGCGCTGGAGGCGGGGCAGGCGGTGACCGTGGCCTGCGGGCAGGAGGCGCCGGTGTTCGAGGACCTTGCGCAGGGCCGCCCGCTCACCACCATAGATATCCGTGACCGCGCCGGCTGGTCCGACGAGGGCGCGGCCGCGCTGCCCAAGATGGCCGCGCTCCTGGCCGAGGGGGCGCTGAGCCCGCGGCCCGCGCCGCTGATGCCCATCGTCTCCGAGGGGGTCTGCCTGGTTTACGGCCCCGGCGACGTGGCGATGGACGCGGCGGAGCGGCTGGCCGGGCGGCTGTCGGTGACCGTGATGCTCAGCGACGTGGGAGAGGTGATCCCGCCGCGCGAGGACCGGTTCGAGATCCTGCGCGGGCGCATCCGCGCCGCGCGCGGCCGGCTCGGGGCCTTCTCGCTGGTCGCCGACGGGCTGGCCGTCGCGGAGCCCGCCGGGCGCGGGGCGCTGCGCTTCGGTCCGGCGGCGGATGGCGGCGCCTCGGAGTGCGACATCATCCTCGACCTCTCCGGCGGCACCCCGCTGTTCCCGGCCCCGGACAAGCGCGACGGCTACCTGCGCGCGGACCCGCGGGACCAGGCCGCCGTCGCCCGCGCGCTGCTGGAGGCGAGCAACCTCACCGGCACCTTCGACAAGCCGCTCCACGTGCGGGTGACCGAGAGCCTCTGCGCCCATTCGCGCGCCGGCAAGACCGGCTGCACCCGGTGCCTGGACGTCTGCCCCACCGGGGCGATCCTGCCGCAGGGCGACCATGTGAGCCTCGCCGCGGACATCTGCGCCGGCTGCGGCGCCTGCGCCGCGGTCTGCCCCACGGGCGCGATGCTCTACGACGATCCGCCGCTGGACCACCAGGTCCGCCGCCTGCGGGTGATGGCCGAGGCCTACCGCGCCGCGGGCGGCGCCGCGCCGCGCCTGCTGCTGCATGACGCGGGGCACGGGGCGGAGATGATCGCCCTCTCGGCGCGCTTCGGCCGCGGCCTGCCGGCCGACGTGCTGCCGCTGGAGCTGCCGGAGACCGGCGGGGCAGGGCACACGCTCATCCTCGCCGCGCTGTCGCAGGGCTACGCCGAGGTGGCGCTGCTGGCCGGCCCGCGCACGGAGCGCGAGGGGCTGGACCCGCAACTGGCCCTCGCCCGCGCCCTGGCGCCGGAGCCCGGGCGCATCCGCCTGCTCGACCCGGCGGAGCCGGACGCGCTGGAGACGGCCCTGTACGACACCCGGCCCTCCGCGCCGCAGGCCGAACCGGCGCTGGCCCTGGGCGGCGGGCGCGAGCTGGTGCGCGCGGCGATGCGCGCGCTGGGGGCCGGGCTGGACGCCCCGGTGCCGCTGCCGGAGGGCGCGCCCTACGGGGCGGTGCTGGTGGACCAGGAGGCCTGCACGCTGTGCCTTGCCTGCGTCTCGCTCTGCCCCACCGGCGCGCTGCTGGACAATCCGGACCGCCCGGAGCTGCGCTTCCAGGAGGATGCCTGCGTGCAATGCGGCATCTGCGCCGCCGCCTGCCCGGAGACCGCAATCACCCTGGAGCCGCGCTACGACGCCTCCGCCGAGGCGCTGAAACCGCGGGTCCTGAACTCCGAGGAGCCCTTCGCCTGCATCGAATGCGGCAAGGAATTCGGCGTGCGCTCGACCATCGAGCGCATCACCGAGAAGCTGCGCGACCGGAACTGGATGTACACCAACTCCGACAACCTGCGCCTCATCCAGATGTGCGACGATTGCCGGGTGCAGGCCCAGTTCATCGGCGACGGCGGCCCGATGGGCATCGCCCCGCGCCCGACCGTGCGCACCACCGACGATTACCTGGACGCCCGGGACGGCCCGCGCGGCCGCGGCCCCCGCCGCGGCGACGCCTGA
- a CDS encoding DUF6494 family protein, protein MNEETFNMSLRKYLKRVGVTSQQEIEKAVRAAAAAGTLPEGPLQATVTLTVAGIALSHVVKGEIALEGDAE, encoded by the coding sequence ATGAACGAAGAAACCTTCAACATGTCGCTGAGGAAATACCTCAAGCGCGTGGGCGTGACCTCGCAGCAGGAGATCGAGAAGGCCGTGCGCGCCGCCGCGGCCGCCGGAACCCTGCCGGAGGGGCCGCTGCAGGCCACCGTCACCCTCACCGTGGCGGGCATCGCGCTCTCCCACGTGGTCAAGGGCGAGATCGCCCTCGAGGGCGACGCCGAATGA
- a CDS encoding Mrp/NBP35 family ATP-binding protein encodes MSVTEADVRAALARVVDPSGGADVVSSGMLGAVSISGGEVRVVLEVDPAKGRAMEPVARAAEAAIAALPGVTRASAMLTAHSDSPSAPPPNLRGTGHGHAHGHSHGPAGGPGEPLRQAAKPQSGPIEGVDRILAIGSGKGGVGKSTVSANLAVALAAEGRRVGLLDADVYGPSQPRMLGISGRPSSPDGQTILPLRNHGVTLMSIGLLTPEDKATIWRGPMLMGALQQMLRQVAWGRLDVLIVDLPPGTGDVQLTLSQKAEVTGAVVVSTPQDIALLDAKKALDMFEKTGTKVVGMIENMSTFVCPCCGEETQIFGHGGAKAEAERIGAPFLGEIPLDIDVRLSGDAGVPVVAAKPQSPQALRFREIARKLIGAGYA; translated from the coding sequence ATGAGTGTGACCGAAGCCGACGTGCGTGCGGCCCTGGCCCGGGTGGTCGACCCCTCGGGCGGGGCGGATGTGGTGTCCTCGGGCATGCTGGGTGCCGTGAGCATCTCCGGTGGCGAGGTGCGCGTGGTGCTGGAGGTCGACCCCGCGAAGGGCCGGGCGATGGAGCCGGTGGCCAGGGCCGCCGAGGCCGCCATCGCCGCGCTGCCGGGGGTGACACGGGCCTCCGCCATGCTGACGGCGCATTCCGACAGCCCCTCCGCCCCCCCGCCGAACCTGCGCGGCACCGGCCACGGGCATGCCCACGGCCATTCGCACGGGCCCGCCGGCGGGCCGGGCGAGCCGCTGCGCCAGGCGGCGAAGCCGCAGTCCGGGCCCATCGAGGGGGTGGACCGCATCCTGGCCATCGGTTCGGGCAAGGGCGGGGTGGGCAAGTCCACCGTCTCGGCCAATCTCGCGGTGGCGCTGGCCGCCGAGGGCCGGCGCGTGGGCCTGCTGGACGCCGATGTCTATGGCCCCAGCCAGCCGCGCATGCTGGGCATTTCCGGGCGGCCCTCCTCTCCGGACGGTCAGACCATCCTGCCGCTGCGCAACCATGGTGTCACGCTGATGTCCATCGGCCTGCTCACGCCGGAGGACAAGGCCACCATCTGGCGCGGGCCCATGCTGATGGGCGCGTTGCAGCAGATGCTGCGCCAGGTGGCCTGGGGCCGGCTCGACGTGTTGATCGTCGACCTGCCGCCCGGCACCGGGGACGTGCAGCTCACCCTGTCGCAGAAGGCGGAGGTGACCGGCGCCGTGGTGGTCTCCACCCCGCAGGACATCGCGCTGCTCGACGCGAAGAAGGCGCTCGACATGTTCGAGAAGACCGGCACGAAAGTGGTGGGGATGATCGAGAACATGTCCACCTTCGTCTGCCCCTGTTGCGGGGAGGAGACGCAGATCTTCGGCCATGGCGGGGCGAAGGCCGAGGCCGAGCGGATCGGCGCGCCCTTCCTGGGCGAGATCCCCCTCGACATCGACGTGCGCCTGTCCGGCGACGCCGGCGTGCCCGTGGTGGCCGCGAAGCCGCAGAGCCCGCAGGCGCTGCGCTTCCGCGAGATCGCCCGCAAGCTCATCGGCGCGGGTTACGCCTGA